In a genomic window of Lycium ferocissimum isolate CSIRO_LF1 chromosome 9, AGI_CSIRO_Lferr_CH_V1, whole genome shotgun sequence:
- the LOC132030282 gene encoding serine/threonine-protein kinase SAPK3-like, translating into MEEKYELLKELGAGNFGVARLVKDKKTKELFAVKYIERGKKIDENVQREIINHRSLRHPNIIRFKEVLVTPSHLAIVMEYAAGGELFARICSAGRFSEDEARFFFQQLLSGVSYCHTMEICHRDLKLENTLLDGSPSPRLKICDFGYSKSGLLHSQPKSTVGTPAYIAPEVLSRKEYDGKIADVWSCGVTLYVMLVGAYPFEDPEDPKNFRKTIGRIMSAQYSIPDYVRITADCKNLLSRIFVANPAKRITIPEIKKHPWFLRNLPKELMDGQHAKYEEASEQLQQSVEEIMKMIQEAKIPGEVSKPEGKDAAGTTEQDDEEEDLESEIDSSNDFAVYV; encoded by the exons ATGGAGGAAAAATATGAGCTATTGAAGGAACTTGGTGCTGGGAATTTTGGGGTGGCAAGGTTAGTGAAGGACAAGAAGACAAAGGAGCTTTTTGCTGTCAAATATATAGAAAGAGGGAAAAAG ATTGATGAGAATGTGCAGAGAGAAATTATAAATCATAGATCGCTGAGACATCCAAACATTATCAGGTTTAAAGAG GTCTTGGTTACTCCATCGCATTTGGCAATTGTTATGGAGTATGCAGCAGGTGGAGAACTTTTTGCTAGAATTTGCAGTGCTGGCAGATTTAGTGAAGACGAG GCTCGCTTCTTCTTTCAACAGCTACTATCTGGAGTCAGCTACTGTCATACCATG GAAATTTGTCACAGGGATTTGAAACTGGAAAACACTCTTCTTGATGGAAGTCCTTCACCACGTCTAAAAATATGCGATTTTGGTTATTCCAAG TCTGGGTTGTTGCATTCACAACCAAAGTCGACAGTAGGAACGCCTGCTTACATTGCCCCCGAGGTCCTTTCACGGAAGGAATATGATGGGAAG ATCGCAGACGTATGGTCATGCGGGGTGACACTGTATGTGATGCTAGTAGGAGCATATCCTTTTGAGGATCCTGAAGATCCAAAAAACTTCAGGAAAACCATTGGG AGAATAATGAGTGCCCAATACTCCATACCCGATTATGTACGAATCACAGCAGATTGCAAGAACCTCCTTTCGCGAATCTTTGTTGCAAATCCCGCTAAG AGAATCACTATTCCTGAGATAAAGAAACATCCGTGGTTCTTAAGGAATCTTCCAAAAGAGCTAATGGATGGTCAGCATGCGAAATACGAAGAAGCTTCAGAGCAATTACAGCAAAGTGTGGAAGAAATAATGAAGATGATACAAGAAGCTAAGATACCTGGAGAAGTGTCAAAACCTGAAGGGAAAGATGCTGCCGGGACAACAGAACAAGATGATGAAGAGGAAGACCTCGAATCGGAGATCGACAGCAGCAATGACTTTGCTGTTTATGTCTGA